One region of Quercus lobata isolate SW786 chromosome 2, ValleyOak3.0 Primary Assembly, whole genome shotgun sequence genomic DNA includes:
- the LOC115976217 gene encoding UTP--glucose-1-phosphate uridylyltransferase, translated as MAAPTLSAADAEKLNSLKSSVAALPQISENEKNGFINLIARFLSGEAQHVDWSKIQTPTDEVVVPYDTLKPAPHDPAETKKLLDKLVVLKLNGGLGTTMGCTGPKSVIEVRNGLTFLDLIVIQIENLNKQYGCNVPLLLMNSFNTHDDTQKIVEKYSGANVEIHTFNQSQYPRLVVEDFSPLPSKGVTGKDGWYPPGHGDVFPSLRNSGKLDLLLSQGKEYVFIANSDNLGAVVDLKILNHLVHNKNEYCMEVTPKTMADVKGGTLISYEGRVQLLEIAQVPDEHVNEFKSIEKFKIFNTNNLWANLKAIKRLVEADALKMEIIPNPKEVEGIKVLQLETAAGAAIRFFDNAIGNNVPRSRFLPVKATSDLLLVQSDLYTLEDGFVIRNKARTNPANPSIELGPEFKKVGNFLNRFKSIPSIVELDSLKVTGDVWFGANITLKGKVTIVAKPGAKLEIPDGAVLENKEINGPEDI; from the exons ATGGCTGCTCCCACTCTCAGCGCTGCTGATGCCGAGAAACTCAATAGCCTCAAATCTTCTGTAGCTGCCCTTCCCCAAATCAG tgagaatgagaaaaacggTTTCATCAACCTCATCGCTCGCTTTCTCAG TGGCGAAGCGCAACACGTGGACTGGAGTAAGATCCAGACCCCAACTGATGAAGTGGTGGTTCCTTATGATACCTTGAAACCCGCTCCTCATG ATCCTGCGGAGACTAAGAAGCTTTTGGACAAACTGGTTGTGCTAAAGCTTAATGGAGGTCTCGGGACAACAATGGGTTGTACTGGTCCCAA GTCTGTCATTGAAGTTCGAAATGGGCTGACATTTCTTGACTTGATTGTTATCCAGATTGAG AATCTCAACAAACAATACGGGTGCAATGTTCCCCTGCTTCTAATGAATTCATTCAACACTCATGATGATACGCAGAAG ATAGTGGAAAAATACTCTGGCGCAAATGTAGAAATTCATACTTTTAATCAG AGCCAGTATCCTCGTCTGGTTGTTGAAGACTTCAGTCCATTGCCAAGCAAAGGAGTGACTGGCAAGGATGGATg GTATCCACCTGGGCACGGTGATGTGTTTCCATCCTTGAGGAACAGCGGCAAACTTGATTTGCTGTTATCACAG GGTAAGGAGTATGTGTTTATTGCCAACTCGGATAACTTGGGTGCTGTTGTTGACTTGA aaattttaaatcatTTGGTTCACAACAAGAATGAATACTGTATGGAAGTAACACCCAAAACCATGGCTGATGTGAAAGGTGGTACTCTCATTTCTTATGAAGGAAGGGTTCAG CTACTGGAAATTGCACAGGTTCCTGATGAACAT GTTAATGAATTCAAGTCAATAGAGAAGTTCAAAATCTTCAATACAAATAATTT GTGGGCTAACTTGAAGGCAATTAAGAGGCTTGTAGAGGCTGATGCATTAAAGATGGAGATCATACCAAACCCAAAG GAAGTGGAGGGAATCAAAGTTCTTCAGCTTGAAACTGCTGCTGGTGCAGCCATTAGG TTCTTTGATAATGCTATTGGTAACAATGTACCTCGTTCTCGATTTCTTCCTGTGAAGGCAACTTCCGATTTGCTTCTTGTCCAG TCTGATCTCTATACATTAGAAGATGGCTTTGTTATCCGGAATAAAGCGAGGACAAATCCTGCAAATCCTTCTATTGAATTGGGGCCTGAATTTAAGAAG GTTGGCAACTTCTTGAATCGATTCAAGTCTATCCCTAGTATTGTTGAGCTTGATAGCCTTAAGGTGACTGGTGATGTATGGTTTGGTGCTAATATTACTCTCAAG GGGAAGGTGACTATTGTTGCAAAACCTGGGGCTAAGTTAGAAATCCCTGATGGAGCTGTACTTGAAAACAAG GAAATCAATGGCCCTGAAGATATCTGA